The following are from one region of the Littorina saxatilis isolate snail1 linkage group LG2, US_GU_Lsax_2.0, whole genome shotgun sequence genome:
- the LOC138954457 gene encoding uncharacterized protein, translating to MAVKGVRSDVLHGDVTLRYGILAYAAHATVTQWGDDFLGREFWVAFMRNVRNDILSQTLNLYITNPTSSTARVTIESFGLDSPTLGIHDVPPHTTLTATLNSDLIVYNSGKSTKSVYVQSDANVQLQAMMDYASNTTFSSGGLTKGGVMQITCKCDLTGTLVQATKTIAVFSGGDFTTLLGIDYKDLAVEQMMPTHTTGTHYILGSSTAHDLLKVVAINTNDQFLYNGQRHTASRGRDVFYFQRSLGDLADISSDSPIFVAQFSRGPSEEEYPESTLTLPAPVAQWDVSYEVYVPEPPGFLPSTNDSVLLFLVHERGFEVDVFSSETEVRL from the exons ACGCCACTGTCACACAATGGGGAGACGACTTCCTGGGCAGGGAATTCTGGGTCGCTTTCATGAGAAATGTTCGCAACGACATTCTAAGCCAGACGTTGAATTTGTACATCACCAATCCTACATCCTCGACGGCACGC GTGACCATAGAGTCCTTCGGTCTCGACTCGCCAACATTGGGCATTCACGATGTTCCTCCGCACACGACACTGACCGCAACTTTAAATTCTGACCTGATTGTCTATAATTCAGGAAAAAGCACAAAAAGCGTATATGTCCAGTCCGACGCTAACGTTCAGTTGCAGGCCATGATGGACTATGCATCGAACACTACCTTCTCAAGCGGAGG TTTAACAAAAGGAGGCGTTATGCAAATAACATGCAAATGTGACTTGACCGGAACTTTGGTGCAAGCTACAAAGACAATAGCTGTCTTCTCAGGCGGAGATTTTACAACG TTGCTGGGCATAGACTACAAGGACCTTGCAGTGGAGCAGATGATGCCTACACACACCACGGGGACACACTACATACTGGGCTCAAGCACCGCCCACGACCTACTCAAGGTAGTCGCTATAAACACCAACGACCAGTTCCTCTACAACGGCCAGAGGCACACAGCGTCAAGGGGAAGGGACGTGTTCTACTTTCAGCGGAGCCTTGGAGACTTGGCGGACATTTCTTCCGATTCCCCGATCTTTGTGGCTCAGTTTAGCCGTGGCCCGTCTGAAGAAGAGTACCCCGAGTCTACGCTAACGCTGCCGGCTCCGGTGGCCCAGTGGGACGTGTCCTATGAGGTGTACGTTCCCGAGCCCCCAGGCTTCCTGCCTTCTACCAACGACTCTGTGTTGCTGTTCCTGGTTCACGAGCGAGGGTTTGAGGTCGATGTGTTCTCTTCTGAAACTGAGGTAAGACTTTAG
- the LOC138956748 gene encoding uncharacterized protein, with the protein MVTLNLTSGGPLRVQCRPSCCRPFGGHAVLNTYRASSSFTLRTSLSDIIGGAYNWTTPCPDPTTTEVVTTTETTTVPSTTTAETTTEITTEATTTPEATTKAVETTTEATTTATTTTSALPTTAEATTTTPALPTTTEATTTAATTTAATTTTPALPTTTEATTTTATTTAETTTTTALPKTTEATTTTATTTAATTTTEATTTVIQSTQTEITSQTVPQNSSTAAADTTSTDKEYSTLESITTHKAITTADPGTSIVTPPPVQTTSAVSADTNTGLSTSTNDANLSENTTSSSPSSLTPELTDVTSASLPNNDSTFSVASSQSTVQTDLSPLTSTPQTDGRSSLSSNQNSASSASATQTGLFSSTDDVTTVNDGTSAAYVINTSSSAPLRGVRCRCVKNDKVNETKLAENEINATKAKEAIQEELTINRKTLSSYKRSKESVTDERKSSTAIGATLGIICVAVVLVVFVGLDLMNVIKLRCDARKHSAGTMEIKEE; encoded by the exons AtggtgaccttgaacttgaccTCAGGAGGACCACTGCGCGTACAGTGCCGACCTTCGTGCTGTCGACCTTTTGGGGGTCACGCTGTGCTGAACACTTACCGTGCATCTTCGTCCTTCACCCTCAGGACTTCGCTGTCCGATATCATTGGG GGTGCTTACAACTGGACTACTCCTTGCCCAgatccaacaacaacagaagtagTAACAACAACCGAAACAACAACAGTACCATCAACAACCACAGCAGAAACGACAACAGAAATAACAACAGAAGCAACTACAACACCAgaagcaacaacaaaagcagtagaaacaacaacagaagcgacaacgacagcaacaacaacaacatcagcatTACCAACAACAGCAGaagcgacaacaacaacaccagctttaccaacaacaacagaagcgaCAACAacggcagcaacaacaacggcagcaacaacaacaacaccagcattaccaacaacaacagaagcgacaacaacgacagcaacaacaacggcagaaacaacaacaacaacagcattacCAAAAACAACAGAGGCGacaacaacgacagcaacaacaacggcagcaacaacaacgactgAAGCAACAACAACGGTCATACAAAGCACACAAACTGAGATCACATCACAGACTGTCCCACAGAACAGTTCCACGGCTGCTGCAGACACTACTTCCACGGATAAGGAATATTCCACTTTGGAGAGCATCACGACTCACAAAGCTATCACAACTGCGGACCCTGGTACGTCTATTGTTACTCCACCACCTGTACAGACCACTTCAGCAGTCAGTGCCGATACCAACACAGGTTTGTCCACATCTACAAACGATGCAAATCTCAGTGAAAATACTACCAGCTCAAGTCCCAGTAGTTTGACTCCTGAATTGACTGACGTTACTTCCGCTTCTTTGCCTAATAATGACAGCACTTTCAGCGTCGCTTCATCACAATCGACCGTTCAGACCGACCTTTCTCCACTTACATCTACACCCCAGACTGACGGCAGGTCCTCTCTTTCATCCAACCAGAACAGTGCATCTTCTGCTTCTGCAACACAAACTGGCCTCTTCTCTTCCACTGATGACGTCACCACAGTGAACGATGGTACGTCCGCTGCTTACGTCATAAATACCTCCTCGTCAGCCCCTCTTCGTGGAGTTCGCTGCCGATGTGTTAAGAACGACAAAGTCAACGAAACCAAACTTGCAGAGAATGAGATTAACGCCACCAAAGCCAAGGAAGCCATCCAAGAAGAACTAACGATCAACAGAAAGACGTTGTCGTCCTACAAACGATCGAAGGAGTCTGTGACAGATGAGCGAAAGTCCAGCACTGCGATTGGCGCCACTCTGGGAATTATCTGCGTTGCAGTAGTGTTGGTGGTTTTCGTTGGGCTTGACCTGATGAACGTCATCAAATTGCGTTGTGACGCAAGAAAACACAGTGCTGGAACGATGGAGATCAAAGAAGAATAG